Below is a window of Jonesiaceae bacterium BS-20 DNA.
TGATCTCTTTAAGGTGGATGCGGTCTTTGAACCCGGTACAGCGGATGCGTTCGGTCTCGAAGTACTCAGCAATGGGGAAACGGGCACCAAGATCGGATACAACTCTGGCCAAGGCAAATTGTTTGTAGACCGGACCCGGTCTGGGAACGTTGGGTTCAACTCCACCTTCCCATCAGTGGATAGCGCGCCCGTGTCACTCGCGAACGGGCAAGTAGAGTTTACCGCCTATGTCGACAGGTCATCTGTAGAAGTCTTCGCTGCCGACGGCCAGATCGCCATTACTGATCTGGTCTATCCCGCAGCGGGCGCAAACCAAATTTCCCTATGGGCTCAGGGTGGAGACGCAAAGCTTGTCTCATTGACAATTACCCCTCTCAAGCCATCGATCGGTGCTGGGCCAATCGTTCCTGCCCCTGAAGTAGCACCGGGTACTCCAACCGCAGTCTCTGGAGTTTCGACTGCTCCCGGAACTGCGGATCTAGATTGGGTCGCTCCAACTGAGGCTGGAGATTCTCCAATCACCGGTTACCGAGTGTACGCACAGCAGACTTCCCCAACTGGTGATCCGGTCGGTGAAGTACAACAAGTGTGCGAAACCTCAGGTTCTGTTACTAATTGCCAAGCTAGAGATCTGACTCCAAAGTCGGTCTACGTATTCACAGTTGAAGCAATTAACTCAGCGGGCCCAGGTGAACGTTCAGAACCATCCGCACCTGTCACGATCCTTCATGAGGTTGATGCTGAAGACAGTGGATCTGGTGACTCTGACAAGGACGGTGAAGATGATAACCAGAACAAGGCCACTGACGACGAACTAGCAAAAACTGGAGCAGATACCACTAGTTTGGTTACTGCTTTAGGGGCAATCATGGCCCTCTTCGCAGCTGGTGGGGCTTTAACCCTGACGCGGAAAAGCCGCAGCTAAGAAACTAGTTGAACAGTACGGCGCTCGTGAGTGTTAGCGCATACTCGTTTTGAATCCTCAAAAGACTGCCCCTGAACTATAAGGAGTTCAGGGGCAGTCCTTCGTTTACTGACCGGTAACCGCTCAATTACGCGGTAATAAATACCTCACCAGATCCACGCTGAATCAGCTCGGTCGCTTGCACAACGGTTCTTGCTGGAACTTTGCTGCCCTTGATTCGCTCTTGCAGAAGCGCCATTGCGGTGACTCCCATCAGATGTGGATCTTGGGCAACCACGGTGATGCCAGGCTCGACAATGTCGGCCTGATCGAAGTCGTCAAAGGCAACTATTGCCAGGTGCATTGATCGGGTCCGCAAGACGTTAAGTACCGCCATGCTAGAAGGACCGTTTCCAGTAAAGATCGCCGTTGGCGGCTCCGAGGATTGCAACATAGCCTCAAGTGCTTCAGCAACATTCGAGATGGATGGAGAACCGGAGAATACTAGGGTCGGATCGACCTCTATACCGGCTTGGGCCAGAGCATCTTCGTAACCTCGTAACCGCTCTTGAACCGTATACATAGTGGGTTCATCCGTGATGCATGCGATTCTGCGGTGTCCGTGTGAAATCAAGTGCTGCACGCCTTTGGCTGCGCCGCCCCTGTTGTCCGTCAGCACGGTATCTACGTTGAGCTCCCTCGGCGGCCTATCCACACAGACCATTGCTACTCCACGTTGGTTTTCTTGGATCAAGTACTGCTCGTCAATCCCCTCCGGCAGCGTCAGAATCAATCCATCAACTCCTCGAGAGCAAAAATTGAGGATCAGGTTTTGTGTCCGCGCAGGGTCTCTGCTTGAGGACCCGGTAAGTAGCACCGAACCTAGACGCACAACAACGTCTTCTACAGCGCGATTGAGTTGGGAGAAAAACGGGTCCGCAACGTCTTGAACTAAGAGTGCAATGCTCTTAGTGGCCCCCGTTCGCAATGTTCTTGCCGTGTCATTACGCCGATAACCAAGTTCTTCTATGGCTTTAGTAACCGCGGCAATATTTTTTGCACTGACCTGCGGCGCCTGATTAAGCACTCGAGAGACGGTGCCCACTCCAACGCCCGCCAAATTTGCAACATCCTTAATTGTTGCTCGCGGACCAACCCCATCGTGATCCTGGATGATCAACTGCCGCTCTCGCTTCCCTATGTATGAGACGGGCCCTTTTACAGAACGGTGTAATTCATCACCTATCTACCCTCTGCCCCCAACGGTATCCCACGATTCCCTCAATGAAGCGCGTTTTCCAACTTCTGTGGAATCGTTTCAGATAGTAGATACCTCTCGACTGGAATCGATTCATCCGGTAGTCTCTGATTTGCTGGAATCGATTCATCCAGCAATCTGATTCACTGCTTCCATCCTGTTCGAAGGGGAACAATTGTCTATTCGCAAGGATTCGCGCCCAGCGCGTCGCCTCAAGACCGGCCTTGCCGCAGGTCTTGTTGCTGCACTGGCCTATTCGCTCATCCCAACCGCTATCGCACCGGCTACAGCCGCCCCTGCAGATAACGGTGAACTTGAGCTCACCCAGTTTGTAAACCCACTTATGGGAACAGCCGTATCGACTACCAGTGGCTACGCGGGTAACGTTAGCCCGGGCGCTAAAGTCCCGTTCGGTATGGTTACGTTCGGCCCAGACATGGCCCGCACTAACTACAACGGCGCCGGTGGTTACCTGCTTTCGCCTACTGCAGAAGGCGGAGCTTTTAACTTCTTCAGCCTCACCCACATCAATGGCCCTGGTTGCCCAGGTCAGGGAACCGTCGGGTTCCTACCACGTACCGATGCCACATCAGTTACCAACGCAAATGGTATCCCGCAATTCCCCGCAACCTACAAGGTAGCTAACGAGAGCGCGGCTCCTGGTGAGTACAACGTAACCCTCGACAACGGCATCAAGGTTGAATTCTCAGCCACTGAGCGCACCGGTGCTGCACAGTTCACCTACCCTGACGCCAACTCCGGCTTCTTCAGCTTGGACACCCGCCTCAACGGGACCTCAAACATGAGCAGCACGCGAGGCGAAATCAAGACTGAGAATGTCTCTCTTGAAATCTCAGAAAATGGCCGCGTGCTGTCTGGAAAGACGGTTGCACCAGCATTCTGTACTCCTTGGGGCACCAAGTTCGCATCCAACGTGTACTTCCACGCCGAGTTTGACAAGGCATTCAAGGACGGCATAGAACCAAACTTGAACGAGGTTGTTAACGGCTCAACCGTTCTCCAATACAACCTGACCGAGGAAGACACCACACTCAACATGCGTGTTGGTATTTCCTCTGTGAGCGTTGAGAACGCCAAGCTAAACCTTGACACCGAGAACCCTGACTCTTCCATTGAAGAAGTTCGGGACGCTGCTAAGGCAACTTGGAATGAGCGTCTTAACAACATTCAGGTTGACAAAGCGGGTGAAGAAAACCTTTCGGCACAAGACCGTGAAGACCTGACCAAGTTCTACACCCAGGTGTACCGCGGTCTGGGTTCACCAACGATCTACTCCGACGTCAACGGCGATTTCCGTTCAATGGAAGCCAAAGGTGACCACCCGAACGCAGTTAGCATTGACGGATACGTTGAAGAACGCCCCGTAGCCAACATTGCTGACTACGACTACACCAAGGTTGACGGCTCCAAGGGATCGTATGGCACCCACTACTCGGGCCTGTCCTTCTGGGACTCCTACCGCTCACAGGCACAATTGCTGTCAATCTTCGCTCCTGACGTCGCCAGCGAAGTTGCTCAGTCAACAATTGTTGACGGTCTACAGTGTGGCGCACTGCCCCACTGGGTTGACGCAAGCGATGACTCCACCCCTATGTCCGGTGACAATGCTCTGCCAGTCTTAGCAGGAAAGTACGCCTTTGGCGCCACCGACTTTGACCTTGTCTCGGCAGCCAAGCTCGTTAAGCAGTCAGCTTTTGACCCTGAAAGCAACTGCAACGGCAACAAGAGCTTCTGGGGCATGGAAGACTTTGAAAAGCTTGGTTACTTCACAACCTCAGACCACGCCTCAGCAAATATCGAGCGCTACAACTCTGACTTTGGTGCACTCTCGTTCCTACGTTCCGTACCACAAGAAGTCCGTGACGCCGCTGGTGTAACACAGGCCGAGCTGGACAAGCTCGAGGAGCGTTCCAACTTCTGGACCAACATGATTGATCCAGAAACCGGTAAGTTCATTGGCCGCGAGGCACCTACCGAAGAGGGCCAGCTCGGCGAGATCGTGCAAAACCCTTCATTCCACGAGTCAACCGAGCCTAACTACTTTTGGACCTTCGCCCAGGTTTGGGAAGACCTCATTGACACCACCGGCGGAAATGAGAAGGCAATTGAACGCCTAAACGCCCTGTTCTCAATGGATGACAACCTTACCAACAAGCCAACGCTTGCAGAGTTCAATGGTGGCGAGAGCTCACAAAAGATCTACATTGGTAACGAGCCTAGTTACCAGGCACCGTACGCCTACAACTGGGCAGGCAAGCCTGCTGGCACGCAGTATGTAATCAGCGAGCTCCGCAAGACCGGATTCCACTCCGGACGCGACGGTATGCCTGGTAACGATGACCTTGGTGCCCAATCAGCATGGTACGTCTTTGCTGCACTTGGCTTCTTCCCAGTGTCTTCCTCGGAAGCTGGTCTTGCGATCAACTCACCTATGTTCCAGAACACCACTCTCTGGATCGACGGCGAGCCAGTTCGTCTGACCACCGACATTGACCCAACGAATGCTCCGTTCATTAAGAACATGCAGATCGACGGTCAGGACTACGGTCGCAGCTGGATGAGTGCTGACACGCTCAAGAGCGCGAAGAACATCTCCTTCACGTTGAGCGATGCTCCAACGGAGTGGGCAGCTGACACCGCACCACGCGGCGTTGCCGAGACCACAACCTCCCTTGAACTATCAGCGACCACCGCTGAGATCGGTTCAAAGGATGGTGTTACCGCAACGGTTACCGTATCTTCAGCAGACAAGACGGCACCTAAGGGCACCGTTGAGCTTCGTAGCGGCGACCAGGTACTCGGTTCCGCACCGGTAGGCGCAAACGGAATCACTACGATCCCGGTTGACCTTCCTGCTGACGCAGTTGCCGGTCTCATCGAGATCACCGCGGTTTACGTATCCGCGGACGCATCCTTCTGGGCAGAGTCCTCCTCCGCTGCGGTAGAGCTTGAGCTAACCGCTCCGGCAACGCCAAAGCCAGAAGAGACTGAGAAGCCAAAGCCAGAGGAAACCGAGAAACCTAAGGACGACGAAGACTCAGAGGTAACCACCCCTGGCGATTCCGACAAGGGCGATGACGACCTAGCACAGACTGGTCTTTCCGATTCGGCACTAATCTTCCTTGCAGCAGGCGTGCTTGCAATCATGGTCGGTGGCGCATTGGTAGTTATTCGTCGGCGCAGCATGAACTAGCCTTCGACTAATGCATTAGGGCCGTGTTGTTAGAGATTCGTCTCAAACAACACGGCCCTTTTGTTTCTCTTACTTCGCTCCGCACTACGAGTAGTTCTAAGTTATTGCACAGCGCCCAATCAGATGGGTAATTGTGTCCGCTATTCGCCTTGGTCCTTGGCCCCGTAGAGACAGTATGGTAAATTGACAGTACTCTCCATGACATCGATGTCATGGTGTCGGAGAGCAATGGCTGCCTAACGGCAATCAGCATCACCACCTCGTGAGCACCAGCAGGCACTCACGAGAAGGCAACAGCCGCCCTATCGGAACGTCCGCAAGGATAGCTTCGCCCCGGGCACGCTCTTGCCAGCCCGCCTAACGTTGGGTAGCCCTCTTGCCGCATTTTCGCAGGAAAACCAGTTACCAGTTTGACAACGTTGTCTTTTGACTAGTTCAAATGCCCCTGTTCTGCTGGTCTGCGGGCAGTAACCAGCATGTTTTATTCGCAGCCTGCGACTGATTTACAAGTTGAAAATAGATAGTTCGATCTGTTGAGCCGGCTAAGTTGCCGGACCAATTGGACATAGGAGAAACTCACCGATGACTTCCCTGCATTCACCGCTGGGGGCACCTCGGCAGCGTTACGGGCGCACAGTCGCTTTTACGCTTGCCGCCGCTCTCGCCGGCACAACCATGGTGTCAACCATGGTGTCAACCATGGCTGCCGCAGCACCCGAGGGAGCTGCAGATTCAACGTTCTTATCCTCATTTGAACCTGGTGACCCCCAACCACTAACAACCACTGCTTTTGGCGATGACCAAAAGAACTTCAACGGCAAAGCCAGCACACCGGGTAGCATCCTCAACCTCGTGCAGAACGTTGTTGCCTCCACAGAAAGCCCTGCAGCCGAAGGGCCCGCAAACTTGGCTGACGGTAGCGCGAATACAAAGTGGCTGATTCGGGAACCAATCGGGCACGCCACCTACGAGCTTTCTGATCCGGCTGCTATTACCGGTTACACCTTGACCTCGGCGAACAACGCCAGCGAGCGGGATCCTAAGGACTTTGTTGTCCAAGGTTCGATCGATGGGGCTACCTGGGTTGATTTGGACACCCAAACCGGCCAGACATGGACCGGGCGTCTCGCCACAAACAAGTATGAGCTTCCCGCTCTGACCGAGAAGTACGGTTTTTACCGCCTCGCTATCACAGCAAATAACGGTGGTCCGCTTCTGCAAATTGCTGACTGGGAGTTGCTTGATTCCAACCGCACCTCTGCGGCTTCACCCATGGTCACGGAGATCTCCTCCGGACCTCGGTCCTCACACACCGCCAAGACCAATGTTGGTTTTAGCGGAATCAAGGCACTTGAGTATGGTGGCCGAGTCGCTGCTGACGGTGATGCAAAGGCAACCAACGAGCTTTTCGACATCGACGTTGCGGTTGCAGCGGACAGCCAACTGTCCTACAAGATTTTCCCGGTTCTCGATCCCGCACAGACATACGCTGCAACGCACGTTGCGGTGGATCTTGTCTTTGATGACGGCGAGCGCCTATCTGCAGATCCTTTAGTTACGGACGCCTATGGCTACGCCGCTAACGCAAGCGCACAGGGTCAGGGCAATATCTTGTGGCCGGACCAGTGGAACTCTGTCACGGTCGACCTAGGCAAATTTTCCGGTAAGTCGGTCAAGAAGGTCTTGGTTTCCTATGAGCAGCCAGGTGCTCCCGCCAATACTCCCGTCTTGGGCTACATCGATGACATCTCGATCGATCAGGCCGAGGAACTCGACACTTCAGATGGTCTAATCAGCTACGTTGACACCCGCCGCGGTACCAACTCAACCGGTGGTTTTTCCCGCGGAAACAACATTCCAGCAGCGGCATGGCCAAACGGGTTTAACTTTATTACCCCAATGACCAATGCTGACAACCACAGCACTATTTACCATTACCAGAAGGAAAACAACGCCAGTAACCTCCCTGGCCTGAGCGGTATTGGTTTCTCCCACCAGCCAAGCATCTGGATGGGTGACCGCAACCAACTCGCGGTGCTTCCAGCAAACGGCGACTCCCCTTCCTCAAGTATCAAAGAGCGTCGTTTGCCGTTCCAGCATGAAAACGAGACCGCCCGCCCGGACCACTACGCAGTCAGGTTTGAAAATAACCTGACGACTTCGGTCACCCCAACCGATCACGGTGCAATCTACAAGTTTGGCTTCACCGGTGACACCGGAAGTGTGATCGTTGACAAGGTAGATGGCTCATCAGCCTTAACCATCGCTGAGGACGGAACCGTTTCCGGTACGGTCAGCGGCGGTTCTGGATACCCTGGTCGTACGCAAATGTTTGTTTACGGTGAGTTCGACACCGTGCCGTCTAAGGCGGGGGCTACCACCGTGGGCAACCGCAACAGTTCAGCACGGTTCGCGGCTTTTGACACGTCGACTGACAAGGAAGTAGAGCTACGTATTGCTTCTTCCTTCATCTCCCAGGAACAAGCCAAGAAGAACTTTGGGCTTGAGCTCGAGGGCGTTTCATACGACTCTGCGCTTACCGCCGTTCAGAAAGCATGGAATGACCGCCTGAGCGTCGTCACTGACGTTAAGGGCGCAACGGATGCTGAACTAGTTACGTTGTACTCGAGCCTGTACCGGCTCAATCTCTACCCCAACTCGCAGTTCGAGAACACGGGTACGGTCACGCAACCAGACTACAAGTACGCAAGCCCTGTTTCAGCCACAGATGGTGGTAGCGCAAGCGATGCAAACCGCAAGGCCAAGATCGTTGATGGCAAAATGTACGTCAACAACGGGTTCTGGGACACCTACCGGACTGCTTGGCCTGCCTATGCTTTCCTCTACCCGGAGCAGTCCGAAGAACTCGTTGACGGATTCATTGAGCAATACCGTGAGGGTGGTTGGGTAGCACGTTGGTCATCACCTGGTTACGCCGACCTCATGACCGGAACCAGCTCCGACGTAGCGTTTGCAGAGGCTTACTTGGCCGGCGCCCTCAGCAACAGTTTGGCGCTTGAGGCTTACAACGCCGCACTCAAGAACGCTACTGTTCTGCCTGAATCCAACGCTGTTGGCCGTAAGGGACTTGACCGTTCCATCTTCCTTGGGTTCACACACAAGGACACCCATGAGAGTGCCTCATGGGGACTTGAGGGTTTCATTAACGACTTTGGAATCGCACAGATGGCTCAGGCCCTCGCTGAGGATCCAGAGACACCAGCAGAGCGTAAGGCTCAGTTGCTAGAGGAAGCCGAGTACTTCGAGGCTCGCTCAACGCACTACACGGAGATGTACAACCCTGAGGCCGGCGTATTCACTGCGCGTAGTGCTGACGGTACTTGGCCAGAAGGCAAAGACTTCAACAAGAAGGCTTGGGGTGGCGCGTTCACCGAGGCCAGCGGTTGGACCTTTGCCTTCCACGCTCCTCACGACGTAGACGGACTGTCCGCCCTATACGGCGGACGTCAAGGCCTTCTTGATGAGATGAACGAGTTCCTCACAACTCCTGAGCGTGCCGATTACTCGGGTATTCACGAGGCTCGCGAGGCCCGCGATGTTCGTCTGGGCATGCTAGGTATGTCCAACCAGATCGCGCACCACATCCCGTACATTCCTGCTGCCGCTGGAGACCCAACGCTGACGCAAGAACTGGTGCGGGAGATCCAACAACGCCTGTTCGCTGGATCAGACATTGGCCAAGGCTACGCGGGCGATGAGGACAACGGAGAGTTCTCCGCCTGGTTCATCTTCTCTGCGCTTGGTTTCTACCCACTCGAGGTAGGCTCCGGTAACTACACGGTAGGTTCGCCGCTGTTTGACAGCGCAACGCTGAACATCAACGGCAAGTCCCTCAAGATCAACGCTCCAGGTGCTGGCGTACAGAACAAGATCTACGTTGACGGCGTAACCATCAACGGCAAGCAGATCGATGACGTCACCTTCGACGGTTCGCTAATCCGCGCTGGCGGCACCCTCGACTTCAAGATGAGCGACACCCCATCCAAGTGGGGAGCTAAGGACCTCAATGAGAAGCTCGAGGTTCCAACCACCTTGGTTGACGCCTTCAAGCCTGGCTTTGGTGCCATAACCGCTGCTGATAGCACAAACATCTCTGCCCTAGTCGATGACAACATGCGTTCAAACGTTGTTTTTGATGAAAACTCGACAGAGATCACTTGGAAGTCAGCAAGCGGACCAGTTTTTGCTCACCAATACACGGTAACCAGCACAACTGGTCCGGGTGTAGGCACCCCAGAGTCTTGGATCCTGCAGGGTTCAACTGACGGGGTTAACTGGACCGAGTTGGACAAGCGCTCTGGTCAAGAGTTCAAGTTCAATACTCAGACCCGTCCGTTCACCGTCAAGACCCAAGGCGGTGCTTTCACACAGTTCCGGTTGACTCTGAACTCAGCTGAGGGAACCAAGCTTGGTCTAGCCGAGCTGGAGCTCTTTGCCAAGGCATCACAGAACACCGGACTTTCAGTAACCGGTGCTCAGGGACTAGACGCTCGAGTTGATGAAGTGTTTAATGCTCCAGTCGCCACAATCATTGGCGCTGAATCATCAGCAGCTAAGTACACCGTTGCAGTCGACTTTGGTGATGGCAACTCAGCAACCGCTGACAACATTGCGCTAAAGTCCAACGGTCTTAGCGGCTGGACTGTGTCTGCTCCCCACACGTACACCGCCCCCGGCGTGTATTCAGTGGGCGTGACGGTCACCGATAGTTCCGGTGCTACGGAGTCAGCCACATCCTTGGTGGTAGTGTCACGGGACGCCACCTTTACTGGTGCTTTCAACAACACCTGCATTGGTGACCTTAAGGAAAACG
It encodes the following:
- a CDS encoding GH92 family glycosyl hydrolase, whose amino-acid sequence is MTSLHSPLGAPRQRYGRTVAFTLAAALAGTTMVSTMVSTMAAAAPEGAADSTFLSSFEPGDPQPLTTTAFGDDQKNFNGKASTPGSILNLVQNVVASTESPAAEGPANLADGSANTKWLIREPIGHATYELSDPAAITGYTLTSANNASERDPKDFVVQGSIDGATWVDLDTQTGQTWTGRLATNKYELPALTEKYGFYRLAITANNGGPLLQIADWELLDSNRTSAASPMVTEISSGPRSSHTAKTNVGFSGIKALEYGGRVAADGDAKATNELFDIDVAVAADSQLSYKIFPVLDPAQTYAATHVAVDLVFDDGERLSADPLVTDAYGYAANASAQGQGNILWPDQWNSVTVDLGKFSGKSVKKVLVSYEQPGAPANTPVLGYIDDISIDQAEELDTSDGLISYVDTRRGTNSTGGFSRGNNIPAAAWPNGFNFITPMTNADNHSTIYHYQKENNASNLPGLSGIGFSHQPSIWMGDRNQLAVLPANGDSPSSSIKERRLPFQHENETARPDHYAVRFENNLTTSVTPTDHGAIYKFGFTGDTGSVIVDKVDGSSALTIAEDGTVSGTVSGGSGYPGRTQMFVYGEFDTVPSKAGATTVGNRNSSARFAAFDTSTDKEVELRIASSFISQEQAKKNFGLELEGVSYDSALTAVQKAWNDRLSVVTDVKGATDAELVTLYSSLYRLNLYPNSQFENTGTVTQPDYKYASPVSATDGGSASDANRKAKIVDGKMYVNNGFWDTYRTAWPAYAFLYPEQSEELVDGFIEQYREGGWVARWSSPGYADLMTGTSSDVAFAEAYLAGALSNSLALEAYNAALKNATVLPESNAVGRKGLDRSIFLGFTHKDTHESASWGLEGFINDFGIAQMAQALAEDPETPAERKAQLLEEAEYFEARSTHYTEMYNPEAGVFTARSADGTWPEGKDFNKKAWGGAFTEASGWTFAFHAPHDVDGLSALYGGRQGLLDEMNEFLTTPERADYSGIHEAREARDVRLGMLGMSNQIAHHIPYIPAAAGDPTLTQELVREIQQRLFAGSDIGQGYAGDEDNGEFSAWFIFSALGFYPLEVGSGNYTVGSPLFDSATLNINGKSLKINAPGAGVQNKIYVDGVTINGKQIDDVTFDGSLIRAGGTLDFKMSDTPSKWGAKDLNEKLEVPTTLVDAFKPGFGAITAADSTNISALVDDNMRSNVVFDENSTEITWKSASGPVFAHQYTVTSTTGPGVGTPESWILQGSTDGVNWTELDKRSGQEFKFNTQTRPFTVKTQGGAFTQFRLTLNSAEGTKLGLAELELFAKASQNTGLSVTGAQGLDARVDEVFNAPVATIIGAESSAAKYTVAVDFGDGNSATADNIALKSNGLSGWTVSAPHTYTAPGVYSVGVTVTDSSGATESATSLVVVSRDATFTGAFNNTCIGDLKENAANCDGQSSGYFRDKLADDGFIQGTTIEIPGTELTYDLPAVAPGAPDNVTGEGQTIMIDLGQDASQIALIGTATESGKQVVGTLNFSDGTTQSLPIDFGDWVGASGKPQFGNIVLAVSEGRLVGVDAEGSIKNTAIFATKPVALDTDGEGSPKTVVSLTMPQEKGTLRNDGRVHVFAFASDGDRASSTELVVAPAATEVQEAEVEFTTPLATVAGGMGQDAPVAVVNWGDGTTAEAIEVAGDAVSGTHTYAEAGTYTVWVTVDDGVRSVATQVEIIVEDSTPTYDPSVSIDAKVAQPGDSVTVTGTGYAPGESIEVTLGSSAPVTVVATAYGSFTAQVTVPADATSGDHPVVAVGQKSQASAQATLRVEVATPGAIATTTTLKSSVNSPVVGETFQLIATVTPADATGQVEFLVGTEVVGSAAVSAGSATTDLQAASSGTFTYTAQFIPHESDKFTESVSAALELEVRSAPVLEAEIELSAKAVAQGATVTVTGRGFAPGEEVDLGLRSTPTALGSATVNEDGVFKLDVTIPVTTELGTHTVNAHGTESDLSAEATLEVVAAGTGSGDGDGGNTDGDDAKNPDGELSKTGTNAAVYLSITLALLVTGGVFLFYRRKGLSFAKEN
- a CDS encoding LacI family DNA-binding transcriptional regulator, translating into MIIQDHDGVGPRATIKDVANLAGVGVGTVSRVLNQAPQVSAKNIAAVTKAIEELGYRRNDTARTLRTGATKSIALLVQDVADPFFSQLNRAVEDVVVRLGSVLLTGSSSRDPARTQNLILNFCSRGVDGLILTLPEGIDEQYLIQENQRGVAMVCVDRPPRELNVDTVLTDNRGGAAKGVQHLISHGHRRIACITDEPTMYTVQERLRGYEDALAQAGIEVDPTLVFSGSPSISNVAEALEAMLQSSEPPTAIFTGNGPSSMAVLNVLRTRSMHLAIVAFDDFDQADIVEPGITVVAQDPHLMGVTAMALLQERIKGSKVPARTVVQATELIQRGSGEVFITA
- a CDS encoding glycoside hydrolase domain-containing protein, translating into MSIRKDSRPARRLKTGLAAGLVAALAYSLIPTAIAPATAAPADNGELELTQFVNPLMGTAVSTTSGYAGNVSPGAKVPFGMVTFGPDMARTNYNGAGGYLLSPTAEGGAFNFFSLTHINGPGCPGQGTVGFLPRTDATSVTNANGIPQFPATYKVANESAAPGEYNVTLDNGIKVEFSATERTGAAQFTYPDANSGFFSLDTRLNGTSNMSSTRGEIKTENVSLEISENGRVLSGKTVAPAFCTPWGTKFASNVYFHAEFDKAFKDGIEPNLNEVVNGSTVLQYNLTEEDTTLNMRVGISSVSVENAKLNLDTENPDSSIEEVRDAAKATWNERLNNIQVDKAGEENLSAQDREDLTKFYTQVYRGLGSPTIYSDVNGDFRSMEAKGDHPNAVSIDGYVEERPVANIADYDYTKVDGSKGSYGTHYSGLSFWDSYRSQAQLLSIFAPDVASEVAQSTIVDGLQCGALPHWVDASDDSTPMSGDNALPVLAGKYAFGATDFDLVSAAKLVKQSAFDPESNCNGNKSFWGMEDFEKLGYFTTSDHASANIERYNSDFGALSFLRSVPQEVRDAAGVTQAELDKLEERSNFWTNMIDPETGKFIGREAPTEEGQLGEIVQNPSFHESTEPNYFWTFAQVWEDLIDTTGGNEKAIERLNALFSMDDNLTNKPTLAEFNGGESSQKIYIGNEPSYQAPYAYNWAGKPAGTQYVISELRKTGFHSGRDGMPGNDDLGAQSAWYVFAALGFFPVSSSEAGLAINSPMFQNTTLWIDGEPVRLTTDIDPTNAPFIKNMQIDGQDYGRSWMSADTLKSAKNISFTLSDAPTEWAADTAPRGVAETTTSLELSATTAEIGSKDGVTATVTVSSADKTAPKGTVELRSGDQVLGSAPVGANGITTIPVDLPADAVAGLIEITAVYVSADASFWAESSSAAVELELTAPATPKPEETEKPKPEETEKPKDDEDSEVTTPGDSDKGDDDLAQTGLSDSALIFLAAGVLAIMVGGALVVIRRRSMN